A single region of the Lotus japonicus ecotype B-129 chromosome 4, LjGifu_v1.2 genome encodes:
- the LOC130714004 gene encoding protein PIN-LIKES 7-like, with protein MGFLQLLEVASAPIIQVLLISVVGAFLASSYCNNLLSEDFRRSLNKIVFLAFTPSLIFASFAKSVSLDDMILWWFMPINIGLTFLIGGILGWIIVKILKPNLKVEGLIIASCSSGNMGNLPVVIIPAICDQKGGPFGTRDECRNRALPYSFFSLGLGGFFIWTYTYQLILNRSMRYKAFEAAQAMKIPNTDLDADTETRLLQGNIVSENTVMGERDTENQILVDQDPSSESKIAEISSWQRMRETLSRVLAEIMSPPTIATCLGFTFGGVKSLRSLIIGQDAPLRVIQDSIQLLGDGTIPCITILLGGNLTQGMKSSCLQPRILISIIIARLFVLPAIGFFVVRAAANLGFLPEDPLFQYVLVIQYALPPAMNISTMAQLFDVGTEEFSVILLWTYGASAIALTLWSTFLIWALS; from the exons ATGGGGTTTTTGCAACTACTAGAGGTGGCATCAGCGCCAATCATTCAAGTCCTACTCATCAGTGTAGTGGGAGCTTTTTTGGCAAGTAGTTATTGTAATAACCTTCTTTCTGAAGACTTCAGAAGATCCTTGAACAAG ATTGTCTTCTTAGCATTCACTCCTTCGCTTATATTTGCCAGTTTTGCCAAGAGCGTTTCTCTGGACGATATGATATTATG GTGGTTTATGCCGATTAACATTGGATTAACCTTCTTAATTGGAGGGATTCTCGGATGGATAATTGTAAAAATACTAAAGCCAAACTTGAAGGTGGAAGGTCTTATCATTGCTTCATGTTCATCAG GAAACATGGGTAACCTTCCTGTTGTGATCATACCAGCTATCTGTGATCAGAAAGGAGGTCCATTTGGTACACGTGATGAGTGCCGCAATAGGGCACTCCCTTACTCTTTTTTCTCTTTGGGG CTTGGTGGATTTTTCATCTGGACCTATACTTACCAGTTGATACTAAATAGATCCATGAGATATAAGGCATTTGAGGCTGCTCAGGCCATGAAGATTCCCAACACAGACCTTGATGCTGATACAGAAACTCGCCTTCTCCAAGGAAATATTGTCAGTGAAAACACAGTGATGGGAGAGAGAGACACTGAGAACCAAATA CTTGTAGACCAAGATCCATCTAGTGAATCAAAGATTGCAGAAATATCGTCTTGGCAGAGAATGAGAGAAACTCTGAGCCGAGTCCTGGCAGAAATAATGTCACCCCCAACAATTGCTACA TGTTTAGGTTTCACCTTTGGTGGAGTTAAATCGCTAAGGAGCCTAATAATCGGACAGGATGCTCCACTGCGAGTGATCCAAGACTCCATTCAATTGCTAGG GGATGGGACAATTCCTTGCATCACCATTTTGCTTGGTGGCAACCTTACACAAG GCATGAAATCATCATGTCTCCAACCAAGGATCCTCATTAGTATCATCATCGCTCGACTTTTCGTGTTACCTGCTATTGGATTTTTTGTGGTTAGAGCCGCTGCAAATCTTGGTTTTCTCCCCGAGGACCCTTTGTTTCAATATGTGCTAGTGATTCAGTATGCTTTGCCACCTGCAATGAATATCA GTACCATGGCTCAACTGTTTGATGTAGGCACAGAAGAGTTTTCAGTTATCCTGTTGTGGACCTATGGCGCTTCAGCTATTGCACTAACTCTTTGGTCAACATTCCTTATATGGGCATTATCTTAA